Proteins co-encoded in one Cucurbita pepo subsp. pepo cultivar mu-cu-16 chromosome LG15, ASM280686v2, whole genome shotgun sequence genomic window:
- the LOC111776342 gene encoding putative gamma-glutamylcyclotransferase At3g02910 — translation MANATENEGPKRRLIFTYGTLKRGFPNHNLTKDLIDNNDAVFLGNYSTQFSFPLIIGPYGVPYLINLPGSGRRVRGEVYAVSDRGLIRLDELEGTTVGHYDRLPVLVVGNDGDTVGIAAECYFAGRGVWEGLWSGKDGEELAEYTAREALKYVRKDQRSKRRPRI, via the coding sequence ATGGCAAACGCAACGGAAAACGAAGGCCCAAAACGACGCCTGATCTTCACCTACGGCACACTAAAAAGAGGCTTCCCAAATCACAACCTGACAAAGGATCTCATCGACAATAACGACGCCGTTTTCCTGGGCAACTATTCCACCCAATTTTCATTCCCTCTCATAATCGGACCTTATGGTGTTCCTTACCTCATCAATCTCCCCGGTTCCGGCCGCCGCGTCCGTGGCGAGGTGTACGCCGTCTCAGATCGTGGTCTCATCAGGCTCGACGAGTTGGAAGGCACCACCGTTGGCCATTACGACAGGCTGCCGGTTCTCGTCGTCGGCAACGACGGCGACACGGTGGGGATCGCGGCGGAGTGCTATTTCGCCGGAAGGGGAGTTTGGGAAGGGCTGTGGAGCGGGAAAGACGGAGAGGAACTGGCGGAGTATACGGCGAGGGAGGCATTGAAGTATGTGAGGAAGGACCAACGATCCAAGCGTCGTCCACGAATTTAG
- the LOC111811154 gene encoding glycine-rich cell wall structural protein-like — protein sequence MASHKRLSSFLFFLLLGIGVSSAARNLLTYGEGKPVNIPAFAYGAGGGAGGGSGGGYGSLGGYGGGGGNGGGSGYGSVGEYGVGGYGSGGGGGSGEGGGYGPGGGNGYGGGGGSGGGGGYGSGVRYGEVGYGSGGSGYGGGSGGGAGYGPGGGGYGGGGGNGGGAGYGPGGSGYGGGGGNGGGAGYGHEGGGYGGGGGNGGGAGYGHEGGGYGGGGGNGGGAGYGHEGGGGYGGGGGNGGGAGYGHEGGGGYGGGGGNGGGAGYGHDGGGYGGGGGNGGGAGYGHEGSGYGGGGGNGGGAGYGSGGAGSGAGGGEGGGSGYGGEHGAGYGGGGGGGNGGGGGVGYGPGGEYGSGYGSGAGGGHGGGGGSSGGGSGGGGGGGSGYGGGSAHGGASGGHEGGYGGSSGGGGGHEGGYGGGSAHGGASGGHEGGYGGSSGGGSGGGGGGHDGGYGGGSAHGGASGGHEGGYGGGGGSSQGGDHGGYAP from the coding sequence ATGGCTTCTCATAAAcgcctttcttcttttctcttttttcttttattaggAATTGGGGTTTCTTCTGCAGCCAGAAATCTCTTAACTTATGGTGAAGGAAAGCCGGTGAACATTCCGGCATTTGCTTATGGTGCAGGCGGTGGTGCAGGTGGTGGTAGTGGTGGTGGATATGGTTCTCTTGGTGGTTATGGCGGTGGTGGAGGAAATGGAGGTGGTAGTGGCTATGGTTCTGTAGGAGAATATGGTGTTGGTGGCTATGGAAGTGGTGGCGGTGGAGGAAGTGGTGAGGGAGGTGGGTATGGCCCGGGAGGTGGAAATGGATatggtggaggtggaggaaGTGGCGGTGGAGGTGGTTATGGTTCTGGGGTTAGATATGGTGAAGTTGGATATGGCTCTGGAGGTTCAGGGTATGGTGGAGGGAGTGGAGGCGGTGCTGGGTATGGTCCTGGAGGTGGAGGGTATGGAGGTGGCGGTGGAAATGGAGGTGGGGCTGGGTATGGTCCTGGAGGTTCTGGATATGGAGGAGGTGGTGGAAATGGGGGTGGTGCAGGGTATGGTCATGAGGGTGGTGGTTATGGTGGGGGTGGCGGAAATGGCGGAGGGGCAGGGTATGGTCATGAGGGTGGTGGATATGGAGGGGGCGGTGGAAATGGCGGTGGGGCAGGGTATGGTCATGAAGGTGGTGGTGGATATGGTGGGGGTGGCGGAAATGGCGGTGGGGCAGGGTATGGTCATGAAGGTGGTGGTGGAtatggaggtggaggtggaaATGGCGGTGGCGCAGGGTACGGTCATGACGGTGGTGGATACGGTGGGGGTGGTGGAAATGGTGGTGGCGCAGGGTATGGTCATGAAGGTAGTGGATACGGTGGGGGTGGCGGAAATGGCGGTGGGGCAGGGTATGGTTCTGGTGGTGCTGGGTCTGGCGCtggaggaggagaaggggGAGGTTCAGGGTATGGTGGAGAACATGGAGCAGGCtacggtggtggtggtggaggtggaAATGGCGGCGGTGGAGGTGTAGGATATGGGCCAGGAGGAGAATATGGGTCAGGTTATGGAAGCGGAGCAGGTGGGGGTcatggtggaggaggaggaagtaGTGGTGGAGGAAGCggtggaggtggtggaggaggGTCGGGATACGGTGGAGGAAGTGCACATGGAGGTGCATCTGGTGGTCATGAAGGAGGATATGGAGGAAGTAGTGGTGGAGGTGGTGGTCATGAGGGAGGATATGGTGGAGGAAGCGCACATGGAGGTGCATCTGGTGGTCATGAAGGAGGATATGGAGGAAGTAGTGGTGGAGGAAGCGGTGGAGGAGGTGGTGGTCATGACGGAGGATATGGTGGTGGAAGCGCACATGGAGGTGCATCTGGTGGTCATGAAGGAGGAtatggaggaggaggtggtAGCAGCCAAGGCGGTGACCACGGTGGATATGCACCTTGA